A window of Mus musculus strain C57BL/6J chromosome 3, GRCm38.p6 C57BL/6J genomic DNA:
ACCGGAGACCCAGTGGACGAGGCTGCTGCCCTCCCTGGGCACCCACAAGACACCTATGACCCAGAGGCAGACCATGAATGCTGTGAGAGAGTGGTCATCAACATCTCAGGCCTGCGGTTCGAAACTCAGCTAAAGACCTTAGCCCAGTTCCCAGAGACCCTCTTAGGGGACCCCAAGAAACGGATGAGGTACTTCGATCCCCTCCGAAATGAGTACTTTTTTGATCGCAACCGCCCTAGCTTTGATGCCATTTTGTACTACTATCAGTCTGGGGGCAGGTTGAGGCGACCTGTGAACGTGCCCTTAGATATCTTCTCGGAAGAAATCCGGTTTTATGAGCTAGGAGAAGAAGCAATGGAGATGTTTCGGGAGGATGAAGGCTACATCAAGGAAGAAGAGCGTCCTCTGCCTGAAAATGAGTTTCAGAGACAGGTGTGGCTTCTCTTTGAATACCCTGAGAGCTCAGGGCCTGCCAGGATTATAGCCATTGTATCTGTGATGGTCATTCTGATCTCCATCGTCAGCTTCTGTCTGGAAACCTTGCCCATCTTCCGGGATGAGAATGAGGACATGCATGGTGGCGGGGTGACCttccacacctattccaacagcaCCATCGGGTACCAGCAGTCCACCTCCTTCACCGACCCTTTCTTCATTGTAGAGACTCTCTGCATCATCTGGTTCTCCTTTGAGTTTCTGGTTAGATTCTTTGCCTGTCCCAGCAAAGCTGGCTTCTTCACCAACATCATGAACATCATTGACATTGTGGCTATCATCCCTTACTTTATCACCCTGGGGACAGAGTTAGCTGAGAAGCCAGAGGACGCCCAGCAAGGCCAGCAGGCCATGTCACTGGCCATTCTCCGTGTCATCCGGTTGGTAAGAGTCTTTAGGATTTTCAAGTTGTCCAGACACTCCAAAGGTCTACAGATTCTAGGTCAGACCCTCAAAGCTAGCATGAGGGAATTGGGCCTCCTGATATTCTTCCTCTTCATTGGGGTCATCCTCTTCTCTAGTGCTGTCTATTTTGCAGAAGCTGATGAGAGAGATTCCCAGTTCCCCAGCATCCCGGATGCTTTCTGGTGGGCAGTCGTCTCCATGACAACTGTAGGCTATGGAGACATGGTTCCAACTACCATTGGGGGGAAGATAGTGGGTTCTCTGTGTGCAATTGCAGGTGTGTTAACCATTGCCTTACCAGTCCCTGTCATAGTGTCTAATTTCAACTACTTCTACCAccgggagacagagggagaggagcaGGCCCAGTACTTGCAAGTGACAAGCTGTCCAAAGATCCCGTCCTCCCCTGACCTAAAGAAAAGTAGAAGTGCCTCTACCATAAGTAAGTCTGATTACATGGAGATACAGGAGGGAGTTAACAACAGCAATGAGGACTTTAGAGAGGAGAACTTAAAAACAGCCAACTGTACCTTGGCTAACACAAACTATGTGAATATTACCAAAATGTTAACTGATGTCTGATTGAAGCCTACTAATGTACTCACAGCTCAACAGGACTGATGCAGATGTTGCATAATAGCCTGCATTGTAGTCAGTGTTCTACAGTGTTCTACAGCATCTGGTTCTGCATGGAAAGCAATAGTTCGTGCAAGTGACTTTTGatcttttgatttttgatttagAACACAGAATATTTATCATGGCTTTCATGAAATCTTCATCACCGACTTACAGGTTTCCAAAGAGGAGAGTCACCCATGGAGCCAGCATCTCAGAAAGGCACAATGCAGCcccctcacacccacacacaaccTACCATAGCAACACTATCCTATCTTCCTACCTAAACATGAGCACACCTGGGAGGTGCattccctccaccccacccctaccaccCTATTTCAGCCCATCTGCCCCTTCACAGAGGAACATACCATTGTGGCTTAGTTCTAAAGTCTGGTGACTACTCAAAGGTCATTCTCGGTTTTGTGTTGAGAAGAACACACAGTCCTGTGTGTTGGAACTACTTTCTGTGTCACAGGCTGGGGTTTGTGAATTGCAGTTGCCAACTAGATGCTCCGGAGGCTTATGTTTCGTAACGGAAAAATGCTGCATTCTGCTTTTTCTCTGCAGTGTCGATGTGAGGGAAGcccaggggggtgggggagggacagtTAATATGACCAAATATGAATTGCCAAGTTTCACATTTGTTCCCTTAGGCCTATGGGGAGAAGCTACCTAATTCAGGGACTTCTCAGCTTCAGATACCATTTTGCAAGCTTCAGGGTCACCGAATgtgtttgatttcttcttttactcTGGAGTTTGCAAGACATCTGCTTTCCTGGTGGTGTGGCCCAGCTCCACTGACACTGCAGTGGAGTATACCAGTCATGCAATAGAACTGCATGGGTGTTCACTGCATGAATCTCAATATTTAAAACACAGGAGATAACCTATTTTCCTAGTAGCCGATACAGTATTCCTACTTAGAGTATTAATAGCCTTGGGATGGTATTGAACAGGGGTTTTTCACATCAAAAGGCAAAAGCCCTTCATCAGGGTAAAACAAATAGACTATTTGGAATGGGGAACCAAAACTTCTGGCTGGCCCTCTCAGCCCACCTCTGGTCTTTCACTGGGAACACAGACCCTGCCACACCAGGAGAATAAACAGAAAAGTCAGAGTGTAAACACTCACATGACTGAACTTTGGGGATTAATCTAGTCGTGGGCATGACTACACAGCTTACCAGGGTCCTGAAGACAGGCAGGTCTGTGGGttcaatgtatataaatatatatcagctctctctctctctctctctctctctctctctctctctctctttctctctctctctcgtgttccTCTAGCAAGCTATAGAAAAAATTGCATTTGAACATTGTATATGCTTATGCAATATCTTGACACAGGGCAATTTATGCATGTGTTTGACTATGTGcactagaatatatatatatatatatatatatatatatatatatatatatatacatacacaagtgtgtgtatatacattatacatacacatatatatatattcattctctgGAGTTCAGATTCAGGAGCAGATCTATTACTCGGTGGGTTGGTGGTGTAAGAAACCCAATGGGTACAGTAAACCCACTGGGCCTGGGTTTGCTGTCATTGCCTCAGACATGCTCCAGTGTTCATGGATTCCTAGATATTAGAATTGTCTTTCTGCCCTCCATGTGCTGCAGCTTCAGTTTCCCACGGCTGAAGCTTGTCTTACTGAGTGCACAAGGGTCCTATAGCCCTCACAGCTCCAGCTATCCTGGGCCAGGCCCACCCAGGCCTCCTCCCTAGAATCCATCCCATTAATCATCTCCATTATTATCCTCTGCCCCATTTGATTCTCTATCATTTGGTTCTACATCCATCATTTTCATGAACCTGTCCATAGGCGGATCCTCTGCTTTGAAACCAAGGAGTAAAACTCCTTGGGACCGGATTCTGCTAATCTACACTTAAAGGAAGCCTCCTATTGGTGGAAATTTCCTAATTCCAGAACCAAGGGATGGATTCCCTAAATGACCCAAAGCATCATTTTGATTACTAAACTCAGACTCTCTCTCCCTAGCATACTGATAATAAGAGCtgccctttaaaaaaagaaagaaaggaaggaaggaaggaaggaaggaaggaaggaaggaaggaaggaaggaaggaaggaagaaagaaagaagaaagaaagaaagaaagaaagaaagaaagaaagaaagaaagaaagagaaaagaaaagaaaagaaaagaaaagaaaagaaaagaaaaagaaggatggGTAAAGAATTAATCCTCACCCCAAGAACAAATAAAGAATGGATGAGCACTGTGCAGCCTTGAAGTAGAGAGTGTGATGTGTTGTCCCTAGGAAGAGAGTGGGGAAGGCCTTTGCTTCCCCATACTGGGTGTCTTTGCCTTTTAACACAGTGGCTTAAATTCTCACAAACACAATGAACTGTGGTCAGGCTGTTCAGTATTGATTCCAGTCTAGGTCTTGCTGTTCACTAGATGGTACCTACAGTTGTCTTTGGGGAGGGGGCACCAGCTCAGGGTGCTAGCCCAGGGTGCTCATTAGTTCCTGGTCACCCATATCCCCAGGTGACTGCAGGGCATCCCATGCCAGGCACAAAGCCTCTgtgcttctcttcttctcctttgtgGGAGGTGGTGCTGAATTTCATGACATGGGGTGGAAGGGACAAACTTGGGATAGTAGAAGGTTAAGGCAAACCATACATAAGGTCTAGACCAAGGGAAGTTAGTTATTCACAAAAGCCTTGGCCTGGGAACCATAAAATGTccacacccatgcatgcacatgcatcataaaataaatgatagattattgtcacatacaaatataaaatacacagcacacatgcaaAATGCACACCAGCCAAAATAATATGAGGCATAGGCAGAAAAGATAGACAAAGCATGTATATGCCGCATAAGCATGCAATGTGCATACCAACATAGAATAGCTGCAAGAGATATATTTGCCCCGTGTGCAAATGCACAGCATGCAACTCAGATGCAAAATATACAAATCCAACTGGGGGTCGGGGACAATGGATATACATGCAAGTTACATAAGTGATGCTTTGTTATTGTTTCTGCACACAAGCTCAGCTTATATACACAGTGCACCAAACTATGCTAGgtacaccaaaacaaaaaacaaaaacaaaaaaaataaataaacaaacagtacCCATGCCCATGAATCCACACAAAATGTAGGCATTGAATCATCAttgactgcctctgcttccacatCTAAAAATTGATAAATGAAGGCAAGGGATCAGATTTAATTGCTTTTCCTTGCCCATATCAATATCCCTCAATATTCTCCAAGGAGCCTCTTCTTTGGCATCCAACCTCATTCCTGAGACATAACTCCTGAGGTTTCAAGTGGAAAGATGTGGCACCATATCGAGCACTGGAACCTCTGGGTTTTCTACCTTTCGCCTTCCTGCAAGAATCCCTCAGGGTGAAAGCTGTGGGAACTGCAAGAGCTGGCAACCTCTTGTGGGCTCCCTTGCTATCccttttctttcaaagaaaatctaCACTGAGGACCCGAACTCCTCTCCAAGTGTCTGGGATCTCCAGATTTCTCCCTATTGTCTTGAAGCAGTGATGGTCCAAGAAACTATAGGATTCTGAACCCTGAATCAGGTTGAAATGCCCCGATTTTCTTTGAGCCAAAAGATCTTATTAACACTCTTTCCAAAGTAGTGTTGTCTGGATCCAGGTCAGAAAGTTGGATCTATAGACTTAGCTCTTAAAATGCTTTCCTTGCTCGTGGCATTTCACTTACTCTTAGGCATGAGTCCAATGACGACAACTCTTGATTCATTCAATCTAGACTTGTTCTCCCCTTACTTCCCAACCCAGGCTCCCAGGGAACTCAGGCTTCCCATTCAAGTGTTGTGCCTTGACAAAATCGCAGACCAGTTTAGCTGAAGTAAAATGTGGTGGGGGACATTAATCTACGGCTAGAGGAGCAGTTAGCAATTTTTAGAGAGCCTGGTATTTGTCTTCTATTCTAACACTAAATTTAAATACTTGGCAATATTACCCACCATTACAGAGCCCAGGGGCTTCATCCTGCTAGTATTACCAGCTGGGGCCTCTGCATTTTGGCAAAGGCTTTATACAAAATAGAAGTTAAAAGTTGCATCCAGTCTTGGATCAAGTTTTGTGGGCTCTGCTTCTATATCCCTGAGTATCTTAACCCTCTGTTCAGGCCTCTATAGAGGAGGCAATGAGCAGATAATGGACATGTGGTTCAAAACTTGTACACTTAACACACTGAGACTTGAGTTTCCAAAGCAAGATATCAATTTCCACCATAGCTTCATGAGGCCTCTGTGGCCTCAGACATTTGTAAAAGTTGTAGTTTCTGGGAGGTTGGACAGGAAAGAGTCCAGGAAAAGTAGAGAAATTATCAGGAAGAAAAGGCAACAGAGCTGTTGAATTTCAGAGTAAATTTATCAGGAGCCAAGTTTTCAttgattaattaaaattaattcagGAACCCAAATTTAATTTAGTTATGGCTCTGTGCCTTTCTAGAACTTCAGTGGTGTGTTAGAGTCAAGTCTTAGTGAGAAAAGTCAGAGCTTCTGAAGATCCTCAGGCAGGGAATTCAATGCTACCCATAGTCGTGGGAAGGAGTTAGAAACACATCTTCCCCAGAGAAAAACTATGGGAAGTACAAACAACATGTGGAGGCCATGAGGGGAGTGCAGTCCTCTGACGTGTTAGCCTAGGATAGAGGGTGACCTCAGAGCTCTTCCTCTTCCAGTCTGCATGGGGGGAATGGGATGGCTAAGGCCTGTGAGGGTTCTGATGTGTAGGGTACTCCAGGTTACACAATAGAGGTTCCTTTTGATAAAGTGTTCATCATCCAGGTTCGAACTCATGCCCTTCACTCATTCACATCATTAGCTACCTGAGTCAACCAGGTGTATATGCTGGGAGCTGTCTTGGTAGTTATAGTGACCATTATTTATACCCTCAGACTTGGCCCTTATTgagaccagcacacacacacacacacacacacacacacacacacagagagagcagaaagcaggGAAGGAGAGGTAAGGGATCCCTTGCACACTCCTCAGCTAACCTAGTCTACTTTTCCCTCCTTTCTGCTCCCCTTTTCCCTAAAACTCAGCTCCATCTCTCATAGTTTGTGTCTAAcgttcttaaagaggaaatgtgCAATAAAAGCAATAGTGACTGTTTTCTTTAGCAATAGCTCTTTCAAAAATCTTGCTCTCAGGACTGAAAAGtgatagatgatacatacatcATCAGATACGCCCTTGACCTCTGGACATCTGTTCACGGTTTCTGTACTTCTTCTTCCTACATGGTCATATGAATGATTCCTGTCTGCTGAGGTCCGACCTCCCTCTGGAatgaacatatacacagaggTGCAGTGTGCACTCAAGGAAGGCCCACAAGAAGGCTTTCTTTTGacattctgtcttcttttttcatatacttttttcatgtacctctgtgtgtgtgtctgaacccCTCTCCCACTGCCTTgcctttctaccttttcttcaGCAGTACCCTAGAAACCTTTAGGGACTGAAACCTCACATCTGAGTGACCTTATGCCAGCCTGTCTTGTTgaatttgtgtctgtctgtcaggtGTAATGGAAGTCTGTAGGAGAGTGCTTACCAATAGATAAGAATAAAGCATCCTGAGCCATTACAGAAGATCTTTTCCATGCACTAGAAACCATTACTTGATTCTTTCACAGCCCTCTCCAGGGAAATGAATACCAAGGAATGTAGCCATGGGGTGTACGGATGGGATCAGTTACTCAGGCAGAGTTGGGAATCGCCCTCTGACTCTCATTCACAATAGGCTGACTTGAGCAACTAGAGAGACTCCATCAGAGCTTCAGAGCTTTGGGTAGAGGTGAACAGGCACAGAGGCATGGGTCGTCAAGGGATATCATTAGTGAAATAAGCCCCACCTCCCACTACAGGATGCACCTGTGcaaaaatagtttttatatttCCCAGGGTTTTGGAAAGGACCCCTTTCTTGAAACATCTGTGAGGTGAGCTATTAACATTCAGACTGGACAGGAAAGGCTGGCAACCCCAGGAGCCCATTCCATTCCTTCTCAATCTACTTTGCTCCACACACCTTTGCATAGCCTAACGTTGGAAAATCTCAAGGAGGAGGGTGTCCTGGATGCTTTGCGATCCTGGTTATTTGAGGAGAAATGGGAAAATGTGTGGTTCAGCCTTTGTGATTGGAAAGTAGGATTCCCTCTTGCCTTAGTTAAGTAAAGCATTGGGAGGTGACAGAAGACCTTGCATGGCTCAGAGTCAGCCTTCTAAATCTCAGTGCTTGGTGCCTGGAAACAGAGGTGAAGCAGACAAAAAGGACAGGCTGAATGATGCTAGCTAAAGTAGATCTGGAAGAGGGCTAAAGGGCACGGCGTGGCATATCAGATGCTGCTGCTCCTACCACTTGCCACTTCCTACTAAATGTATAGAAAGACAGTATAATTCTTGTCAATCAAGGTTTTAGTCCATTGGTCCTGAGTTATTAGAGGttttccatatatacatatacctgtgtatatatgtatagtatatgtatatatgtatgccatTATTTCAAAAATCATCCACAAATAGGCGGTGACAAATCTCCTCAGTTTCACTAATGTGGAATACATTTGACATTCTAAGGAATACGCTGCATTTACTTGAATTTTAACATGACCTTCTTTGCATTCTTTTCACCTCCCCAGTTCTGCTCTTTTCCGCTTAAAAACTTGTCTAGCAGGCATTTATTCAAACAAAAGAACAGGCTCAGGGtcacctctttcccttccctgccagagggaaAGGTCGATTCTTTTCCCTTCCTGCCTCAAGGATCAAAGGGAATCGAGATCCCAGGGCCAGGTGCTTTCTTAGCCTTTATTCTGTCCGCCTTGGTTGGCTGTAACCTAATCTCTAAAGACTAGAAGAGTTATGCCCAACTCTGTAGCTCTAGGGGAGTGGGACACTCAGAGACTTGGCTCAGCACTGGTCTATTTAGCTTCCTCTTGGTCAGTGTTAGAGTCCTAGGGTTGGCTTTCATGAATTCTGAAATATCCTCCATGAAAGGGAGGTGGGGCGGGGATGGGCTTTGTGGCCTTTGGTAGAACTAAATCACATGTAGCTGAGTCTGATCAAATGAAAGAACAGAGGGCTGGGCCTAGAGCAACTAAAACCCACTTGTGTCTTTGGAGATGAGCTGTAGACTGCTGGGTGGGATCCTAAATATGCCCTCCATTCTGTCTTGCCTAGCAGTGTTAAAGTCATGGGGAAACACTTTTCTAGGCCTCATCATCTCCTTTATTCTGTGTGCACTTTACTTAGAAGTGGGTGGGAGGGATTCCTCACTAGTATCTGAAGCAGTTGAGGTGATACAGGGGTGGCTGTCATTTCCCCCACATTCCCAGAAGCTCGACAATCTGGTCAAGTGAGCCATCATCCAGTAGGAGAAGCCTTTAACCTTGACTGAGCGTGACCAGCCACTAAGTGCTGCGGTTGAAGCAGCCTGTCTCTATGGCCATTTCTCGTCCTGCATGAGCCCTAGCATGGAAACTAATCTAACTTCCCGTGCTCCTCCTCACTCCTAAAATAGTCAGATATGTTCCAGCTGAGTGTGCCGCTGAGAAGCCCTTGCATCATTCTCCTGACGGATGCATAGGGCAGGTGTGATTACATAATACTGTGGACAGCTGCTGCAGCAGCTACATAATTAAGGGGAGTAGAGAAGTGGCTGGGTGATAGGACCTTAGGTAGTTACCCAGAGGACTATATGCTGTGTCTCTGGGTCCTTGGGAGAGGCCTCCAGGCCCTGCTTCTCCTTGAAAATGACTCCCTAGACGCGGCTGCCTTGTTTGTCAGACTGCATAAACACTCggggatgcagagaaagaaaaggaggagctTAGGGGAGATGCTATTCAGGGGCATGCTTGGCTAGCAGACAACTACCGTATTAGCCATTAATGTGACTGAGTTCTGGACTTACAAAGTGTAGAGACTCTGACCTGCCAAGTGAGGCTAAAAGGAGCACACGAGTTCAAGGCTAAGACCTGGAATAGAAAAGCAAGAGGAGAGGCCTGGATGGCTTTGGCAAGGGTGAGCCTCAGCTCCTGAGAGTTTGAACATGCTCCGTGCTTGCCCCAGTTCTGCCTTCACGTGGGAGCCGGCGACCcagtttccttttgttgtcgtGCTTGGATGGTTTCTTCATTTGAAGGGCTCCGGGAAGCTGGAAAGGCCCATGATTGAGCTCCAGCCTGCTGAGCAAACAATGCCCCAGCCAAATTGGCCTCTTCCTGGGTTTCTGCAGTCATGCACCCCTCTCTCCACTGAGGGTAATCTTGGAACAGCCAGGACGAATGGTGCCAGAAAGCAAGGAGGATTCTCTTGTTTCCATTACAGACAGAGCTGTAAAGCTCATAAGTGAGGGCTGTTGTGTGCTTATGTGCTTATTATATAGGCTGGAGaacatatctatatataatatattgtatatattatatatgtgtgtataaatatatatgtttatatttatacacacactgtGGAAATGGCCGCTCACTTAGGCTCATGCAGCACAGACTAATTAGGATTTCACCGGCTTCTTTGCTGTTCATGCATGACTCTGCATGACTCTGCAGCTGCCTTCCCGtgtcctgtctctaaaaaaaaatcactgaaaactCAAAGAGGAGCGGAAGATCCATAAGCCTCTTTGAGATCAATAGGGAAAAAGGAACTCCAAGGCTTATAGCAAAGCTTCCTAAGGATGATGCTGAAAGGGAACGTGGGTCTCCATGGTGATAAGAGACAGAGAACCAATGAGAGCTGAAGGCGGAGCAGGACTTGTGTGGAGGACTCATGGGAACTGGGAGTCATTTAACTATTTGTTTGCTTCATGAAAATTTAGACACCAGCTGTAACTGCATTGCACAGGGTGTATAGATGTTATCATTCTTGCTGACATATTCTGGAAGCTTTCAGCCCCACCaacactgccccacccaggacTTCTGCAGCTGAGAGTTCCTGTGTCAGTAGGGTCTGATATATGTACAtagattatacatatatgtgtacatatgtgcctcAATGAACATTGCCTGTTCACCTTATCATGGGTGTACATAGACTTCATAGAGCTCCACAGTCTTTTGTAAATATTGACACAagtaaataagtatataaatatatattactgaGGATTTATTTTAACATCATTCTGTgtgaaatgacaaaaataaaatttttgacaGACACTTGTGCTTTCTACCCTCTTCTTTGTTGGATTATTgtctttacaaaataaaaatgtgcttGCCTTACTCTCCGCTCTCTGACACCATGAAAGCTGGTCAGACTAGAGCTGCCCATTTTCAATGCACCAGGGACTCCCTTGGCTGGATGCCCATCTGCCAATGCCTACAAGCCTTGTGTAGACACTGGGACATGGGGATAGCAGAAATGGGCTTGGGGTCTTCTCCATTACATCAGCATCTTCGATATAGCTGGAGAATGTATGGGAAAGGGGAATCTAACACAAAATCCAAAACCAGCCTAGGGTTAATTTAATTCCTAACTTCATCCACCTTTGCTAACCTTCATACCCAAAGTCACTTCTCATTGCTGCAGATAGTGTGGAGTCTGGACCAACTAGATTCTCGGCTCTCAAATGATTCTGCCTATCTTGGCCTCTCAAGAAATAGCCATGGCTATTAGTTCAGATGATAGTGCTAACACTCACATGACTCTGACTTTAGTCCCTAACACTGCATAAACCAAGTATGGTGGTACAACCTATAATCTCGGCATTCTGAAAGTGGGAGCAGAAATGCAAGGCCATCTTTAACTACATATCAAGTTTGAGAATAGCCTAGAATACATGGCACCCTGtccccaaaataaaattaaaaaaaaactgtaggaGCCTGATTCTCTAGCTATCTAGGCACCTCTTAGAGAGGTGAGGCACATGTGGCTTCTTGCCTCTCAGGGTTAAGTGCATCCATAACTGGACCTCCCAGCTTCCAAAGGGCTCAAAAGCTGTCCTAGCATAGTGTAGGATCACAACAAAGTCCTCACCTCTAGCCACCAGCAAATACAATCTGCCTCACACAGTACCCATCCATTATCTTGCCCAAGCAT
This region includes:
- the Kcna2 gene encoding potassium voltage-gated channel subfamily A member 2 isoform X1, with the protein product MTVATGDPVDEAAALPGHPQDTYDPEADHECCERVVINISGLRFETQLKTLAQFPETLLGDPKKRMRYFDPLRNEYFFDRNRPSFDAILYYYQSGGRLRRPVNVPLDIFSEEIRFYELGEEAMEMFREDEGYIKEEERPLPENEFQRQVWLLFEYPESSGPARIIAIVSVMVILISIVSFCLETLPIFRDENEDMHGGGVTFHTYSNSTIGYQQSTSFTDPFFIVETLCIIWFSFEFLVRFFACPSKAGFFTNIMNIIDIVAIIPYFITLGTELAEKPEDAQQGQQAMSLAILRVIRLVRVFRIFKLSRHSKGLQILGQTLKASMRELGLLIFFLFIGVILFSSAVYFAEADERDSQFPSIPDAFWWAVVSMTTVGYGDMVPTTIGGKIVGSLCAIAGVLTIALPVPVIVSNFNYFYHRETEGEEQAQYLQVTSCPKIPSSPDLKKSRSASTISKSDYMEIQEGVNNSNEDFREENLKTANCTLANTNYVNITKMLTDV